The Henckelia pumila isolate YLH828 chromosome 2, ASM3356847v2, whole genome shotgun sequence genome includes a window with the following:
- the LOC140883356 gene encoding protein ELF4-LIKE 4-like yields the protein MEGDTFSGFGNMPQLDGKILQTFQKSFVQVQNILDQNRLLINEINQNHESKIPDNLSRNVGLIKELNNNIRRVVDLYADLSSSFTKSMDASSEGDSSGVLKSGGHKRLRPA from the coding sequence ATGGAGGGGGATACATTCTCAGGCTTTGGTAATATGCCACAGTTAGACGGCAAGATCTTGCAGACTTTTCAAAAGAGCTTTGTTCAAGTTCAGAACATATTAGATCAGAATAGGCTACTAATCAATGAGATTAATCAGAATCACGAGTCCAAGATACCTGACAATTTGAGCAGAAATGTGGGATTGATTAAAGAACTGAACAATAATATCAGAAGGGTGGTAGATCTTTACGCCGACCTTTCGAGTTCGTTCACGAAATCCATGGACGCCTCGTCCGAAGGAGACTCGAGTGGCGTTTTGAAATCTGGTGGACACAAAAGGCTTAGGCCTGCTTGA